A single region of the Cyanobacteriota bacterium genome encodes:
- a CDS encoding GAF domain-containing protein: MPYLIHQPDTAEQVVWKLNPGVNTIGRGQGSYVLIADAEKGLSRLHAEITLDQDVATLVDCNSRNGTFIGDHRITKHQLRDGDVIRMANAVFKFVNHLDTPSTDTLTGVKLPAQELTILGRISPDKTRIEMQELLDSEQTASNRAGLRLRQQDDAKRTADKLKILLEVSKQLSSPDSADVLLERLLNLVFQIMAIDRAAILMLNETTGQMEQRATKARPGIYVDAHFYSTRIINYVCTHSEAILTNDASVDSRFESSDSILFQTIQACMCAPLKPRDTVIGVMYVDNVSMSNTYSEEDLEFLTALANQAAIALENANLIKKMQAEAVIRAKLERFFPAAVTRKIEEEGDLKIVETEVTALFSDISGFTAMSSQMEPRQVLEMLNDYFKVMVEDIVFRYEGTLEKYIADALLAVWGAPYRKIDDAARAVWAAIEMQWAARNLSQQWKKQRNLEIHIHIGLNTGRVAAGNIGSQNLIQYATIGDAMNIASRICSVAQADEIVISQATLDQIGETTFPVEKMLPVTVKGKNEPLQLYKVLWEQVIVWDRMKSTLSDL, encoded by the coding sequence ATGCCCTACCTCATTCACCAGCCTGATACCGCAGAGCAAGTTGTTTGGAAACTAAACCCCGGAGTTAATACGATCGGTCGGGGGCAGGGTAGCTATGTGCTGATTGCAGATGCTGAAAAAGGGCTTTCACGCCTTCATGCTGAAATTACCCTCGATCAAGATGTGGCTACCTTAGTAGATTGCAATAGTCGTAATGGAACATTTATTGGCGATCACCGCATTACAAAACACCAGTTGCGGGATGGTGACGTAATTCGCATGGCTAATGCCGTTTTTAAATTCGTCAATCATTTAGACACCCCCTCCACAGATACACTCACTGGGGTTAAACTGCCAGCACAAGAGTTAACTATCCTAGGGAGAATTTCACCCGACAAAACCCGGATTGAGATGCAGGAACTGCTGGACTCTGAACAAACTGCATCAAACCGTGCAGGGTTACGGTTGCGGCAACAAGATGATGCTAAGCGCACGGCTGATAAACTCAAAATTCTCTTGGAAGTGAGTAAGCAACTTTCCTCACCAGATTCTGCGGATGTGTTGCTCGAACGGTTACTGAATCTTGTGTTTCAAATTATGGCGATTGATCGGGCTGCCATTCTGATGCTCAATGAGACCACAGGACAGATGGAGCAGCGAGCTACTAAGGCTCGGCCAGGCATCTATGTTGACGCTCACTTCTACAGCACTCGGATCATCAACTATGTCTGTACCCATAGCGAGGCTATTCTCACTAACGATGCCAGTGTAGACTCACGATTCGAGTCATCTGACTCTATCTTATTTCAGACGATTCAAGCTTGTATGTGCGCTCCTCTCAAACCCCGCGATACGGTAATTGGGGTGATGTATGTAGATAACGTATCTATGTCTAACACCTATTCAGAGGAGGATTTGGAGTTTTTAACTGCTCTGGCGAATCAAGCTGCGATCGCCCTTGAAAATGCCAACTTGATCAAAAAGATGCAAGCTGAGGCAGTCATTCGTGCCAAATTGGAGCGCTTTTTTCCAGCCGCCGTCACCCGCAAAATTGAGGAAGAAGGCGACCTGAAGATTGTAGAAACGGAAGTGACAGCACTGTTTTCAGATATTAGCGGCTTCACGGCGATGTCATCTCAAATGGAGCCACGGCAAGTTCTAGAGATGCTAAATGACTACTTCAAGGTCATGGTAGAGGATATTGTTTTTCGCTACGAAGGCACCTTGGAGAAGTATATTGCTGATGCGTTACTGGCAGTTTGGGGAGCGCCTTACCGCAAGATCGACGATGCGGCCAGAGCGGTTTGGGCGGCGATCGAAATGCAATGGGCAGCGCGTAACCTTAGCCAGCAGTGGAAAAAGCAGCGCAATCTAGAAATTCACATTCACATTGGCTTAAACACGGGGAGAGTTGCCGCTGGTAACATTGGTTCACAAAACTTGATTCAGTACGCAACGATTGGTGATGCCATGAATATTGCTAGTCGCATTTGTAGTGTTGCACAAGCTGATGAAATTGTAATCTCCCAAGCTACCCTAGACCAAATTGGTGAGACTACCTTTCCTGTAGAAAAGATGCTACCAGTGACTGTGAAAGGGAAAAATGAGCCATTACAGCTCTATAAAGTGTTATGGGAACAAGTTATTGTTTGGGATCGAATGAAATCTACTCTATCGGACTTGTAG
- a CDS encoding DUF2103 domain-containing protein produces MTSSKNGRLVWNHSTHIPGLIPVLHQLTTYNGIQTITPAVIGRAKGRAPQLQLKVSVPIRGGFKLIARQGKSYQEVFIITTLTKEQLEAAIAEILQS; encoded by the coding sequence ATGACCAGTTCTAAAAACGGCAGGCTAGTCTGGAACCATTCTACTCACATCCCAGGATTGATCCCTGTGCTGCACCAGCTCACTACCTATAATGGAATCCAAACCATTACACCAGCCGTGATTGGACGTGCAAAAGGGCGTGCTCCCCAACTGCAATTGAAAGTTTCTGTGCCTATTCGGGGTGGGTTTAAGCTGATTGCTCGTCAAGGCAAGAGCTATCAAGAAGTATTTATAATTACGACCCTTACTAAAGAACAACTAG